From Erigeron canadensis isolate Cc75 chromosome 8, C_canadensis_v1, whole genome shotgun sequence, one genomic window encodes:
- the LOC122579065 gene encoding phospholipid-transporting ATPase 1-like, giving the protein MSLDDDDDAQIVNHRPDYLSSKSWRANSSVDLGSKFGDSNMSMSHRDPIIMNDDDARLVYVNDAFKTNQRFEFAGNSIRTAKYSVFSFLPRNLFEQFHRVAYIYFLIIAILNQLPQLAVFGRGASILPLSIVLLVTAVKDAYEDWRRHRSDRIENNRLSYVLVNDRFEQKKWKDIQVGEIIKFSADDTIPCDIVLLSTSDPTGVAYIQTINLDGESNLKTRYAKQETLSRVPEKDRIDGLIKCEKPNRNIYGFMAAMEVDGKHLSLGPSNIVLRGCVLKNTNWAVGVAVYAGRETKAMLNSSGAPSKRSRLETRMNNEIILLSVFLIALCTVVSVCAGVWLKRHESDLEVLQFYRKKDYSEPEVKNYNYSGVAMEIFFTFLMSVIVFQIMIPISLYISMELVRVGQAYFMIRDDKMYDETSNSRFQCRALNINEDLGQIKYVFSDKTGTLTENKMEFKYASIFGVDYSGEKADFNGEQKGYCIQVNGQVWKPKMKVMVDKELLKQSQTGNETKAGKQIYDFFLALAACNTIVPIVVDTSDPAEKLVDYQGESPDEQALVYAAAAYGFMLMERTSGHIVIDIQGERQRFNVLGMHEFDSDRKRMSVILGYPDGSVKVIVKGADTSMFNIIDKSTNLDIITATEAHLHSYSSIGLRTLVVGMRELGVPEFNQWQSSYETASTAVMGRVALLRKVAINLENNLEIVGASAIEDRLQKGVPEAIESLRKADIKVWVLTGDKQETAISIGSSSKLLTSNMRRVVINSNSKMSSRKSLEDALITSGGPGGDASSVALIIDGTSLVYILDSELEEQLFQLASKCAVVLCCRVAPLQKAGIVALMKNRTDDMTLAIGDGANDVSMIQMADVGIGISGQEGRQAVMASDFAMGQFRFLVPLLLVHGHWNYQRMGYMILYNFYRNAIFVLVLFWYVLFTGFTLTTAITEWSSVLYSVLYTSVPTVIVAVLDKDLSRRSLMAYPQLYGAGQRQESYNAKLFWLTIADTLWQSIVVFYVPLFAYWRSDIDGPSLGDLWTLAVVFLVNIHLAMDVIRWTWVSHASIWGSIIATCICVIIIDVIPVLPGYWAIFDLASKESFWICLFGIQIAAVVPRFVIKMFIQHCKPSDIQIVREAEKYGYSMEPGDQEIEMNQTGR; this is encoded by the exons ATGAgtttagatgatgatgatgatgcccAGATTGTTAACCACCGACCGGATTATTTGTCTTCGAAAAGTTGGAGAGCGAATTCGTCTGTCGATTTGGGATCGAAATTTGGTGATTCTAACATGTCTATGTCACATAGAGATCCTATTATTatgaatgatgatgatgctAGGTTGGTTTATGTAAATGATGCTTTTAAAACAAATCAAAGATTCGAGTTTGCAGGAAATTCTATTAGGACTGCCAAGTATTCGGTTTTTAGTTTCTTGCCTAGGAACTTATTTGAGCAGTTTCATAGggttgcatatatatatttccttaTTATTGCTATATTAAATCAGCTTCCCCAGCTTGCCGTTTTTGGCCGAGGTGCTTCTATATTGCCATTATCTATTGTATTGTTGGTTACTGCCGTTAAAGATGCGTATGAGGATTGGAGGCGACATAGGTCAGATCGTATTGAGAATAATCGTTTGTCATATGTTTTAGTTAATGATAgatttgaacaaaaaaaatggaaagatATTCAAGTAGGCGAGATTATTAAATTCTCTGCAGATGATACCATACCTTGTGATATTGTGCTGCTTTCGACTAGTGACCCCACTGGGGTTGCGTACATTCAGACTATTAATTTGGATGGTGAATCGAATTTAAAAACCCGTTATGCAAAACAAGAAACGCTTTCTAGGGTCCCTGAGAAAGATAGAATTGATGGGTTGATCAAGTGTGAGAAGCCTAATAGGAATATTTACGGTTTCATGGCCGCCATGGAGGTCGACGGAAAGCATCTGTCGCTTGGCCCGTCTAATATTGTGCTTCGAGGGTGTGTGCTCAAGAACACGAATTGGGCGGTGGGTGTAGCTGTTTATGCTGGAAGGGAGACCAAAGCTATGCTCAATAGTTCAGGAGCTCCATCCAAAAGGAGTCGTTTGGAGACCCGTATGAACAATGAGATCATCTTGCTCTCTGTTTTTCTTATTGCTCTGTGCACGGTTGTCTCTGTATGTGCTGGTGTTTGGTTAAAACGCCATGAAAGTGACCTTGAAGTCTTGCAGTTTTATAGGAAAAAGGATTACTCTGAACCAGAAGTTAAAAACTACAACTATTCTGGTGTGGCAATGGAGATATTCTTCACTTTTCTTATGTCGGTGATTGTCTTCCAGATTATGATACCCATTTCTTTGTACATATCCATGGAGCTAGTGCGTGTTGGTCAGGCTTATTTCATGATTAGAGATGATAAGATGTATGATGAAACATCCAACTCTAGATTCCAGTGCCGGGCATTGAATATAAATGAGGATTTAGGACAGATAAAGTATGTTTTCTCTGACAAAACTGGTACGCTGACCGAAaacaaaatggaattcaaatatGCAAGTATTTTTGGGGTGGATTACAGTGGGGAGAAAGCAGACTTTAATGGCGAACAAAAGGGATACTGCATTCAAG TGAATGGGCAAGTTTGGAAGCCCAAAATGAAGGTAATGGTTGATAAAGAGCTACTTAAGCAATCACAAACTGGAAATGAGACAAAGGCTGGAAAACAGATTTATGATTTCTTCCTTGCACTGGCTGCTTGTAATACAATTGTGCCCATTGTTGTTGACACATCTGATCCTGCTGAGAAGTTGGTAGATTATCAAGGGGAATCCCCAGATGAACAGGCCCTTGTATATGCTGCGGCTGCTTATGGTTTTATGCTTATGGAACGAACCTCTGGCCACATAGTTATTGATATTCAAGGAGAAAGACAGAG GTTCAATGTTCTTGGAATGCATGAGTTTGATAGTGATAGGAAGAGGATGTCAGTTATATTAGGATATCCTGATGGCTCTGTAAAAGTTATTGTTAAGGGTGCAGACACTTCCATGTTTAACATCATTGATAAATCCACTAACTTGGATATAATAACAGCTACCGAAGCTCATCTTCATTCATATTCTTCCATTGGTTTAAGAACCCTTGTTGTTGGAATGCGGGAATTGGGTGTTCCTGAATTTAACCAATGGCAATCTTCTTATGAGACAGCTAGCACTGCTGTCATGGGTCGGGTTGCCTTGCTTCGTAAGGTTGCCATTAATTTAGAAAACAATCTTGAAATAGTGGGTGCATCAGCAATTGAAGATAGATTGCAAAAAGGTGTGCCAGAAGCAATCGAGTCGTTGAGAAAGGCGGATATAAAAGTCTGGGTATTGACTGGTGACAAGCAAGAAACTGCGATTTCTATTGGCTCCTCTTCTAAGCTATTAACGAGTAATATGAGGCGGGTAGTAATTAACAGTAACTCTAAGATGTCATCTAGGAAGAGTTTGGAAGATGCCTTGATTACCTCTGGTGGTCCAGGAGGTGATGCAAGTTCTGTTGCCTTAATTATTGATGGAACGAGCCTTGTCTATATCCTTGACTCTGAACTTGAAGAGCAG CTGTTCCAGTTAGCTAGTAAATGTGCTGTGGTACTTTGTTGCCGAGTTGCTCCATTGCAAAAGGCTGGGATTGTGGCACTGATGAAAAATAGGACAGATGACATGACCCTTGCCATTGGGGATG GTGCCAATGATGTTTCAATGATCCAAATGGCTGATGTTGGAATTGGAATCAGTGGCCAAGAGGGTCGTCAAGCTGTGATGGCATCAGATTTTGCGATGGGCCAGTTCCGTTTTTTGGTTCCTCTTTTGTTGGTCCATGGACATTGGAATTACCAGCGGATGGGTTACATGatactttataatttttatcGGAATGCAATATTTGTCCTTGTGTTATTCTG GTACGTGCTCTTTACTGGCTTCACTTTGACCACGGCGATTACTGAATGGAGCAGTGTGTTATATTCTGTACTTTATACCTCAGTACCTACAGTTATCGTTGCGGTTCTCGACAAGGATCTAAGTAGAAGGTCTCTAATGGCATATCCTCAGCTATATGGGGCGGGACAAAGACAAGAAAGCTATAATGCAAAATTATTTTGGCTTACTATAGCAGATACATTGTGGCAGAGTATAGTGGTCTTCTATGTACCCTTATTTGCATACTGGAGAAGCGACATTGATGGTCCGAGCTTAGGAGACCTTTGGACTCTGGCAGTAGTGTTTCTGGTAAATATTCACTTAGCCATGGATGTTATTAGGTGGACTTGGGTCAGCCATGCATCAATCTGGGGATCTATTATTGCAACATGCATTTGTGTTATCATCATCGACGTGATTCCAGTGTTACCTGGTTACTG GGCAATCTTCGATCTTGCAAGCAAAGAATCATTTTGGATTTGCTTGTTTGGCATTCAGATTGCAGCAGTTGTCCCTCGATTTGTTATAAAAATGTTCATACAACACTGTAAACCTTCTGACATTCAAATAGTAAGGGAAGCTGAGAAGTATGGATATTCAATGGAGCCTGGAGATCAGGAAATAGAAATGAACCAAACTGGGAGATGA